From one Longimicrobium sp. genomic stretch:
- a CDS encoding lasso RiPP family leader peptide-containing protein, which yields MQKDLRPAPRRPYVSPRLNVYGDVRDLTLSSRT from the coding sequence ATGCAGAAGGATCTCCGGCCGGCTCCACGCAGGCCCTACGTTTCGCCACGGCTGAACGTGTATGGCGACGTGCGGGATCTTACCCTCTCCAGCCGCAC